In the Scomber japonicus isolate fScoJap1 chromosome 18, fScoJap1.pri, whole genome shotgun sequence genome, one interval contains:
- the axin2 gene encoding axin-2: MSRVLMDHIASSFREDAPRPPVPGEEGEAPCYPGKLAMMKPLEPPKSVVLGSPGSSARRNEDGLGEPEGSASPDSPLSRWTKSLHSLLGDQDGALLFRTFLEREKCVDTLDFWFACNGFRQMDLKDTKTHRVAKAIYKRYIENSIVAKQLKPATKTFIRDNIKKQHIDSAMFDQAQTEIQTNMEENAYQMFLTSDIYLEYVRTGGENPSHVNSNGLGDLKVVCGYLPTLNEEEEWSCDFKAKALVGLSAKGQRASVSMRAVEVIERGYRSYKRGDSLNPCHVGSFAPTSSTNDSEVSSDALTDDAMSVTDSSVDGIPPYKPGSKKQLHREMQRNMRMNSQVSLPAFPRTCRPPKEMVPMEPAAFAAQLISRLENLKREQDTMSSLEERLQQIQEEEEREDTEIVGSAPQLSPHPLTLLPGSSDEDPQAILDEHLSRVLKTPGCQSPAVIRHSPRSSSPEHRPFTRAGFGIKALVRTGPSSSSVSSPDQGAFTVSLGPNRTLVSRQSTKHIHHHYIHHHASPKSKEQIEREAALRVHGLCSSSGEYQPCQPYPRSRSLGREMCGATSADNSVGRSSSLSRRVCRSGAEDGVAERCMEDCGSLQLPSDTTDPTQNVLQWILESKQQGRHKSHSTQSTKKSFGGSSTQTHTWGGGGSCGHLRSHQPAQPFIQDPAMPPLPPPNTLAQLEEACRRLEEVSTKTTKQRHSMSSLQREKSHLVPVKGGGSVPLSLANPIPAGLLTSSPSLQSEEMKECKKGLGSHGVCSGETVVTYFFCGEEIPYRRTMKSHSLTLGHFKEQLRKKGNYRYYFKKASDEFECGAVFEEVSDDSSLLPTYEGKILGKVERME, from the exons ATGAGCCGGGTGCTTATGGACCATATCGCCAGTAGTTTCCGAGAAGATGCCCCTCGACCCCCGGTGCCTGGGGAGGAGGGCGAGGCGCCCTGCTACCCCGGCAAACTCGCGATGATGAAACCCCTGGAACCCCCTAAATCAGTTGTGCTCGGCTCTCCGGGGTCCTCGGCAAGGAGGAACGAGGATGGACTTGGGGAGCCCGAGGGGAGTGCCTCCCCGGATTCACCGCTCTCCCGGTGGACCAAGTCTTTACACTCTCTCCTCGGGGACCAGGACGGTGCGCTTCTTTTTAGGACATTCCTGGAGCGAGAGAAATGTGTCGATACTTTAGACTTTTGGTTCGCCTGTAATGGCTTCAGGCAAATGGACCTCAAGGATACCAAAACGCATAGAGTCGCCAAAGCAATTTACAAGCGCTACATCGAAAACAGCATTGTCGCCAAACAGCTCAAGCCCGCGACTAAAACCTTCATACGGGATAATATCAAGAAGCAACACATAGACTCAGCGATGTTTGACCAGGCACAGACCGAGATCCAAACCAACATGGAGGAGAACGCCTACCAGATGTTTCTGACCTCTGACATTTACCTCGAGTACGTGAGGACTGGGGGAGAAAACCCCAGTCACGTCAACTCAAACGGGCTGGGCGACCTGAAAGTAGTATGTGGATACCTGCCCACGCTCAATGAAGAAGAGGAGTGGAGTTGTGATTTCAAAGCCAAAGCCCTGGTTGGACTGTCTGCAAAGGGGCAGAGGGCCTCCGTGTCCATGAGGGCGGTGGAGGTGATAGAGAGAGGATACAG ATCATACAAGAGAGGAGACTCACTCAACCCCTGCCATGTGGGCTCTTTTGCCCCCACCAGCAGCACCAATGACAGCGAGGTATCCAGTGACGCGTTGACCGACGACGCCATGTCTGTGACTGACAGCAGTGT AGATGGCATCCCTCCATATAAACCGGGCTCCAAGAAACAGCTACATAGAGAGATGCAGCGGAACATGAGAATGAACAGCCAAGTCTCTCTGCCTGCTTTCCCT CGCACCTGCCGTCCTCCCAAGGAGATGGTCCCAATGGAGCCCGCAGCTTTTGCAGCCCAGCTCATCTCCCGCCTGGAGAACCTGAAGAGAGAGCAAGACACCATGAGCTCTCTGGAGGAGAGGCTGCAGCAGATTCAGGAG gaagaggagagagaagatacAGAGATCGTGGGAAGTGCTCCCCAGCTTTCCCCCCACCCTTTGACCCTTCTCCCTGGCTCCTCCGACGAGGACCCCCAGGCTATCCTGGACGAACACCTCTCTCGTGTCCTGAAGACCCCCGGCTGCCAGTCCCCTGCTGTCATCCGGCACTCACCTCGCTCCAGCTCTCCAGAGCACAGGCCCTTCACCCGGGCAGGCTTTGGAATCAAGGCCCTTGTGAGGACAGGACCCTCCAGTTCTTCTGTTTCTAGTCCTGACCAAGGAGCTTTCACTGTGTCCTTGGGCCCCAACAGGACCCTCGTAAGCAGGCAGAGCACAAAACACATCCACCACCACTACATCCACCATCATGCCAGTCCCAAGTCTAAGGAGCAGATTGAAAGGGAGGCAGCTCTCAGGGTGCATGGCCTGTGCTCCAGCAGTGGCGAGTACCAGCCCTGCCAGCCTTACCCGCGCAGCCGCAGCCTGGGAAGGGAGATGTGTGGGGCCACCTCAGCAGACAACAGTGTGGG ACGTTCCAGCTCTTTGTCCAGGCGTGTGTGTCGTTCAGGGGCAGAGGATGGAGTAGCAGAGAGGTGTATGGAAGACTGTGGGTCCTTGCAGTTGCCCAGCGACACGACTGACCCCACCCAGAATGTCTTGCAGTGGATCCTGGAAAGTAAACAGCAAGGCAGGCACAAGTCTCACAG TACCCAAAGCACCAAGAAATCCTTTGGAGGCTCCTCTACCCAGACGCACACgtggggtggtggtggaagCTGTGGCCACCTACGTAGCCACCAGCCAGCACAGCCATTCATCCAAGACCCTGCCATGCCTCCACTGCCCCCTCCCAACACTTTGGCCCAGCTGGAGGAGGCCTGCCGCAGACTGGAGGAGGTCTCCACTAAGACCACCAAGCAAAG GCATTCAATGTCCAGTCTCCAGCGAGAGAAGAGCCACCTTGTGCCTGTTAAGGGTGGGGGGtccgtccctctctctctagCCAATCCCATCCCTGCTGGCCTCCTCACATCCAGCCCCAGTCTCCAATCAGAAGA GATGAAGGAGTGTAAGAAGGGTTTAGGAAGCCACGGGGTGTGCAGCGGAGAGACGGTGGTGACGTATTTCTTTTGCGGCGAGGAAATCCCCTACCGGAGGACCATGAAGAGCCACAGTCTCACCTTGGGCCACTTCAAGGAGCAGCTCCGCAAGAAGGGCAACTACAG GTACTATTTCAAGAAGGCCAGTGACGAGTTTGAGTGTGGCGCAGTCTTTGAGGAGGTGTCAGATGACAGCTCCTTGCTACCCACCTACGAGGGCAAAATCCTGGGCAAGGTAGAAAGGATGGAGTGA